ATAAAAACGAGAGGTTTTAGGAGTAGGACACCATTCTGAAGTGCAGTTTCCTTTAGTAACAATAAAGTAATAGCCCATCACAAAAGGTcttccaaaaaaataaagaaaaaatagctaATCCTCTTTTTGTAGCCATTAATTAAGCGGCAGATGTTGCACTAAATGATTCACAGCCAACTGATTTACATCTTAACATTTTAATCAGCACCACAATCAACACCGCATTAAGAAGTTAGCACAATTAACATGCATTCTTTAATAACAACTCCGAACAACCTGGAAGCGATATTTACTATACCTTTCTGGCAGCCAGTAAATCAGGACTGTTTTCCATCCCAATTGCAAAGGTTTGTAGTGgatattttatgttcatttctttcatcAGTTTCAGAAGAACAGCTGCAACCAAGCTGGAATCTAAGCCCccttttacaaacaaaacaaagaacaaaatgccAGATTATTTGGTTTGATGACtgactgttttttatttccttctagaTGCACTAACTCTAGATTGCACAATTTCACATGcaggtttcatttttaagcaacATGAATTTAAAGCACTTCTGTAAAGCCGCACATTTACCTCTGCTTAACACTGTACAACTAGAGATGTCCCTTCTCAACTCTGCTACAGCTGGGTTTACTCTTCATCTCAAAACTGCTCTCCATCATCTTCTACATATGTTACCTTACTAAAAAAACTAAGcaaaaattgttttcaatttgctgtttgaataaaacaaagcaaaaacctaTTGTTTCACCTACAACAGAACATTTGGTGTAAGAATCTTTCCCtgatcattttttaaaagcatgtttaaCATTTTGAGTGAAATACATTTGAACAGTttggaaaacagacaaacaatAAAATGCCAAGAGACATCCTAAGACTCTTCTGTTTTACTCAGAATAGCTagttctgctgctccttgtcCACTTGTTGCTCTCCCTTTTAAGTACTGAGCAAAGCACAGTATCTGTTCTCCTGTACTTGCCTGCAGTTCTAGCAGAGAAGTCAGTATGTCCTTTTGCTTGTTTCCTACACTCTGTACCTAGTTTTTCAGCTGAGTGTATTAGCAAACATTCCCACCCTGATCACTCACAGTGGGAACCTTTCCCTGACAAAAAAATTCCCTTTAGAAATTATGTGAATTACACGCaaagtgagaggaaaaacagcacagaaatcaaACTGAGTGCTTGGGATTGAAAATCAGGGAAATGTGAACAACTGTGTTTCTACTGTGAAGCTGACTTCCAATCCCTTTGAGATTGGTAAAGCAAGCATCTCTATCTGTGATGTTCCAGGTACACTCAAAATTGTGAAGCATGGAGACACTCTGGTATCTTACTAATACAGGACTTGAGTTTTACCACTTATATGCAGTGTACATGTGAGTACCAACTGAGTAATCTACTGTCCTCTCATTTAAAAAGCCTGTTCCAAAACAAACTTTTAGATATTTACTGTGTCTGAGACATTCCAGCACtgcacatctccatgtttcatttacttccctccttctttttaTCATGTCATAGCAAAGAAATACTCCAATATTCCTGGACCAATAATCTCCTGGACTGTTCTCTCTCATTCAGATGCACTCTTGCTAGGATACGTGAAAAATGAGCGTAACTGCTGATGTTCAGTGCAAGAATAAACAGTGTTATCAGAACTCTACCCAGAAATACCAAGAAGTGCTACAAAAACACAGTGAATAAGATGCCAGTCCTATGGCTACAGAGCCTTACCTCCGCAAGAATGAACCACCACATCACTCTGATCAGCTAAGTCAGAAATCAACTTCTTGtactaccacaagctactaCCTCACCTGAAAATGAGTGAACTAAGTAATTTTGGTCCAGAAGCTCCCCTGTAATTTGGTAAACAAGGGGCAGTCTGTGATGTACGGTAAGGCAAAGAATATGACAAGTAAGAATTTCAgtaccatttgctttctgaaacaatCCTCTCTTTTACGCTTCAGAGTATATTTGGTGATTTTTCAATAAAActatctttttctcttcttagtTAACAATGGTTATTTCCTCAACAAGACAACATCCCAGCCTAGAGCAAACTTCACAAGCATACGACTTTCAAGATATTTGTAAACTAGAAAACTTTATCACAGACCATTAAGTTCTCTGTaattaagaaagcaaacagaagactCAGATCACTTCAGGCACATCACAGCAGAACAGTCAGTATTCTTTCCTCTAATTGGTCGATGATGGCTGGGAAGTGAAAGAAGACACAGAATAGTTGCTTTTCATGCTATTTACCTGACAAAAGACAACCAATCCTTCTGTGAGCCATCAAACGCTTTCTAACAGCATTTTCAAACAGAACACGGATGTTGCTCTTCACTGTTTCAAGATCAAAACCTGTCCaggagaaagaagacaaaaccaaaagatAGTTTAATAACCAAAGATGATGAGTTTATTCACACTTTTTAATCAGGACTAATAGGAAATGATTTGCTGTGCTACCTGAAGGCAGATTTTCCACTGTATCACAAGCAGCGTGGAGTGGTTCATCTTTATAGCTATGAAACTTTACTACTTCTACTGACGCAACCTTGCCAGAGGGCTTCAAGTCCAGCACTTCATAATGACCCGGAAGAAATGGTTCCACTTTAGGAAATAAGGATGTTGAATGCTTTAAGTTGATAAGTCCTATAGATaaaacaggaggaaataaaaaaaagagagagagtttAACCTGGAATATTTAAGGTATACTTCGCTAAACTTCAGATTTGTTTATGCAAGTGTTAAAACTAGAGAGAGTTacttacaaataaatacataaataacagTGAAAGTGTCgtcacaaaggaaaaacaaacaaacaaacaccatcTCATCATATAAAATAAGCATCCATTAAAAAATTATCCAAAGCTACAAGAAATTTCAGTAGGGTTTTAAAATTCTTGGCTTTTAcagatcatagtatcatagtatcatagtctcgtgcgggttggaagggaccttagagattcTAAGTTCTTGCGGCATTACATCCCATTGAATGCCAGGAACAAATTCTAATATCATTTATTGAAGCATAAATCCAGCCTAGCTCTATAGACTACATTTCAACTTTGGGGTAACTTAAGTATCTTGTGCCTCCAATAACAATACTTAATACTAGATGCTCAACACAACTGTTTACCTTTTGCCTCAGAACAGACACCCAAAAATCCATCGTCAGTCAGCACCTTGAACAGTGGTCTGACTCCATAGGTATCTCTTGCCAGAAacacttttctgtttgctgtgtcCAGAAGGATGAAAGCAAATACTCCATCTAGCATAGATGCTGTTTGTTCTATTCCTCCTCTGTTGTAAAGATGAAGGATAACCTCACCATCTACCAGTGTTTGATACTCAAATCCAAACTGCTTCTGCaactaagaaaagaaatacacaaacagCTGCAAATACTGCTTAACaattgaaggaaaaacaaaacaaaacaaccataaAGGAAACTTGCTAAAGAAAATAAGggtttttgtttcataaaacaGAGCACTAAGTTTCATAGATATTTCcaacaaagaaggaaattacACTTTTGTTCTCAAAATATTATCCAGGACCGTCTCAAAGCCAACACAGACTAATTCTGCAAACTCAAGCAATGTGCATTATGGCCTGTTTTCAGGGAAGCACTTCTGTtaggagaaataaaactgcaggcACACAACCCTGGCTTTAAGAAGCACATCTTCCATagagaaaaggcagaaggaggCAGCCACTGGTTCTAAAAATCCCACTCAAAACAGGACCGGAAACAGAAGACAGCTGCATTAAGACCAAGCATAATTCATGTTCTTCTAGTGCTGCTTCTAGCGGCCTTTCAACAACTTTTGGACACCTAGGGGTTGAAGATGGGGGATGGTGGGAGTTTGTTTCAGTTAAACACTAGAAAGTGAAGAAGCTCCATATAATCAgtgcttttgcattttaactTATGTTCTTTGGCTTTAATGCTATTCATGGGACAAAGATTTGGCTCAAATTGATCAGATATTAAAATAACTAAGGCATTGCCCTAAATACAATGGCCATTTCACCAATGATTCTTTCAtaggtaagaaaaagaaagaaggctcTAAACCAAGGTAAGGAAAACAGCCAAACAAGTTCCTGCTGACAGAACACCAAGCTTTACATAATTACATTCCCCTTAGGTTTCTGTGTGTAACATGAACTGAGAGTGATTTTTACTCCATACAGCAAAAATATAAcgcaaaacaaaatgaatattaCAGACTGCTGATACAATACCCTTCACACACACTTTGCCCTGCCATATGTACATCCTACCTTTCAGATACCCAGATACTTAATAGATTAAATAATATTAGTCCACTTCCTACTCAAACAAACTCCCAATGACATTGCTGACAGCAGCCCGACTTCAAAACTGCTGTGTGTTAGAAATGTAAGACACTTCAGATTCATGTATTTCTAATACCACCATGCTCAATTTCTGATCCATTTTAAGCATTTAGTTGCAGCATGATTCAGAATCAGTCAAAAACCGTAAGCTGTTTTATACTCTAATTTTGGATGATCTGAATCACTTCCCTTTACAAGAAACACATCTCAGCACTGGCACACAAAGTTCAGCAGCAATATACAAACCATATGGACAATGCTCTCAGGCACGGGATATGGTTTTGGGCAGTCCTGTGTGGAGTCCCACTATCTCGATGACATTTGAGCTCAGGATATGCTATGACTCTACGACCCATACACTTACCTGTTTGAAATTGTAGATTTCTCCATTGTAACACAGCCACAGATAAGGGAACTTCTTCACCCGGATCGGCTGCATGCCATACAGCTGGTCAACAACCGCAAGGCggtgaaaaccaaaacaacagttGGTGAATCCATTTACATTCTCAAAACGAAATGCATCAGGACCTCTATGCGCTATCTTCATGGCACTCAGACACTGGACAGAAAGGCATTCATCACTTCCAAACAAGGCCCAGATACCGCACATTGTGAAGCTGCTGAGTTACCTGGAAATGGAAAACACGTTCAGTAAGCACACAGAATCACCTAAGCTGAAGGAAGCCTTACAGAACATTAAGTCCAATCACCTACCTGACCTACATGCAGGAAATGACAGCTGGAAAGCACGGATACAACATgttgataaataaaaaaagcaggATATCAACTGCTGGACTATAAAGATAATTGATAAAGAGAGCAGCAGACCTTATTAAC
The window above is part of the Coturnix japonica isolate 7356 chromosome 2, Coturnix japonica 2.1, whole genome shotgun sequence genome. Proteins encoded here:
- the ASNS gene encoding asparagine synthetase [glutamine-hydrolyzing], which translates into the protein MCGIWALFGSDECLSVQCLSAMKIAHRGPDAFRFENVNGFTNCCFGFHRLAVVDQLYGMQPIRVKKFPYLWLCYNGEIYNFKQLQKQFGFEYQTLVDGEVILHLYNRGGIEQTASMLDGVFAFILLDTANRKVFLARDTYGVRPLFKVLTDDGFLGVCSEAKGLINLKHSTSLFPKVEPFLPGHYEVLDLKPSGKVASVEVVKFHSYKDEPLHAACDTVENLPSGFDLETVKSNIRVLFENAVRKRLMAHRRIGCLLSGGLDSSLVAAVLLKLMKEMNIKYPLQTFAIGMENSPDLLAARKVAAHIGSEHHEVIFNSEEGIQAVEEVIFSLETYDITTVRASIGMYLVSKYIRKKTDSVVIFSGEGSDELTQGYIYFHKAPSPEEAAEESERLLKELYLFDVLRADRTTAAHGLELRVPFLDHRFTSYYLSLPAELRIPKNGIEKYLLRQSFEDSNLLPKEILWRPKEAFSDGIASVKKSWFSILQDYIDQQVDDLLLEKAAEKYPFNPPRTKESYYYRQIFEKHYPGRSNWLPHYWMPRWVKATDPSARTLKHYKSAAQE